In Candidatus Aegiribacteria sp., a single window of DNA contains:
- a CDS encoding HAD family phosphatase, producing the protein MIRTVIFDLDGLLADTEKLHRRTYQETLGEFGIELSDEQYEDHWIRRGMGIAEFTSQNNLSIDPDLIRSIKTSRYDNLVRSSVDPMPGAISLLSRLKNRRTLGLATSSYRNSVEIVLSTLGIADCFSCIATKESVSRVKPFPDIFLYAARELNTLPVHCLVLEDAEKGILAAEAAGMKSIAVPNIYTVHNDFSKATIVLPTLEDVTLELIEEL; encoded by the coding sequence TTGATCAGAACTGTGATTTTTGATCTGGACGGTCTTCTGGCAGACACCGAGAAGCTCCATCGAAGAACATACCAGGAAACGCTTGGGGAATTCGGGATCGAACTATCCGATGAACAGTACGAAGACCACTGGATTCGCCGGGGAATGGGTATCGCTGAATTCACCTCACAGAATAATCTGTCTATCGACCCTGATCTGATTCGTTCAATAAAGACATCCAGGTATGATAATCTGGTCAGAAGTTCGGTCGATCCAATGCCGGGAGCTATCTCTCTGCTGTCCCGGCTGAAGAACAGGAGAACCCTTGGCCTTGCAACCTCCTCGTACAGGAACAGCGTCGAAATCGTTCTGAGCACTCTTGGAATTGCTGACTGCTTCTCATGTATTGCGACGAAGGAGAGTGTTTCCCGCGTGAAGCCGTTTCCGGATATCTTCCTTTATGCAGCACGGGAACTGAATACTCTCCCCGTGCATTGCCTGGTTCTGGAAGATGCTGAAAAAGGGATACTTGCCGCCGAAGCTGCGGGAATGAAAAGCATCGCTGTTCCCAATATATATACAGTGCATAATGATTTCTCGAAGGCTACCATAGTGCTGCCGACCCTGGAGGATGTGACTCTCGAACTGATCGAGGAACTCTGA
- the radC gene encoding DNA repair protein RadC has translation MSLSPKGHRERLRQRFLQAGIRGFSDRDALELLLTYAIPRKDTKETAAALIEKFGSLRGVLNQPPSMLQTVSGIGPAASVLLNLATSITTQSFKLKKGTQVIDSPEKVREYLEIKMSTLRKERLIALLLDSSNRLITECILEFGTVDKAAVHPRNLLEKVIATGATGVILVHNHPGGAKRASQEDIRLTRNLRDLGKSLGFRLLDHMIVADGETLSLREEGVFN, from the coding sequence ATGAGTCTTTCACCGAAAGGCCACAGAGAGCGCCTCAGGCAAAGGTTTCTTCAGGCAGGAATCAGGGGGTTTTCGGATAGAGATGCACTCGAACTCCTTCTGACCTATGCAATCCCCAGGAAGGACACAAAGGAAACAGCTGCGGCACTTATTGAGAAATTCGGATCTCTTCGCGGCGTGCTTAACCAGCCGCCTTCGATGCTTCAGACCGTATCTGGAATAGGACCGGCGGCTTCCGTTCTCCTGAACCTGGCAACTTCCATCACCACGCAATCGTTCAAGTTAAAGAAAGGTACACAGGTTATTGACAGCCCTGAGAAAGTCAGAGAATATCTTGAAATAAAAATGAGTACTCTCAGAAAAGAGAGACTTATTGCGCTTCTGCTGGATTCGAGCAATAGATTGATCACTGAATGTATTCTGGAATTCGGTACTGTGGATAAGGCCGCTGTACATCCCAGAAACCTGCTGGAGAAGGTCATTGCTACCGGAGCAACAGGTGTCATTCTGGTTCACAATCATCCCGGTGGAGCCAAACGTGCAAGCCAGGAGGATATCAGACTTACAAGAAACCTGCGGGATCTTGGAAAAAGCCTCGGATTCAGACTTCTCGACCATATGATCGTCGCTGACGGCGAAACTTTAAGCCTGAGAGAAGAAGGTGTTTTCAATTAG
- a CDS encoding ferredoxin: protein MHFTVDQELCIGCGACMGTCPEIFEVLDGKSDVKINPVPVEYQENAISAEDGCPVGAISHE from the coding sequence ATGCATTTTACAGTCGATCAGGAATTATGCATCGGATGCGGTGCTTGTATGGGAACATGTCCAGAAATATTCGAGGTTCTCGATGGTAAATCTGATGTCAAAATTAATCCGGTCCCCGTCGAGTATCAGGAAAACGCAATAAGCGCTGAAGACGGATGCCCTGTAGGCGCTATTTCACACGAATGA